One genomic window of Cricetulus griseus strain 17A/GY chromosome 3, alternate assembly CriGri-PICRH-1.0, whole genome shotgun sequence includes the following:
- the LOC100753670 gene encoding olfactory receptor 5B3 yields MMKNKTEVTHFLLLGLTSDPSLQLSLFLTFLIIYTVTLIGNLGMILLIVLDSHLHTPMYFFLGNLSLVDFCYSSAVTPKVMAGFLIEDKVISYNDCAAQMFFFVAFGTVENYLLASMAYDRYAAVCKPLHYATTMTTRVCTWLIIGSYVIGFLNASIHTGDTFWLSFCESNVVHHFFCDIPAVMVLSCSDRHASELILVYIVSFHIFFAFIVIWISYTFIFVTILKMQSTAGHHKAVSTCASHFTAVSIFYGTAIFMYAQPSSSHSMDSDKIASVFYTMIIPMLNPLVYSLRNKDVKGAFRKIIWEAKSS; encoded by the coding sequence ATGATGAAGAACAAGACGgaagtgacacactttctcctaCTGGGACTCACAAGTGACCCTAGCCTACAGCTTTCACTCTTCCTCACCTTTCTCATCATCTACACTGTCACCCTCATAGGGAACCTGGGGATGATTCTGCTGATTGTCCTGGACTCTCATCTTCACACtcccatgtatttttttctaggTAACTTGTCTCTGGTGGACTTTTGCTACTCTTCAGCAGTCACTCCAAAAGTTATGGCTGGTTTTCTTATAGAAGACAAGGTCATTTCCTACAATGACTGTGCTGCTCAGATGTTCTTTTTTGTAGCCTTTGGTACTGTGGAAAATTACCTCTTGGCATCAATGGCCTATGATCGCTATGCAGCAGTATGTAAACCCCTACACTATGCCACCACCATGActacacgtgtgtgtacatggCTGATCATTGGCTCTTATGTCATTGGTTTCCTGAATGCTTCCATCCACACTGGAGACACATTCTGGCTCTCTTTCTGTGAATCTAATGTGGTTCATCACTTTTTCTGTGATATCCCAGCAGTCATGGTTCTCTCTTGTTCTGACAGACATGCCAGTGAGCTGATTcttgtctatatagtgagctTCCACATATTTTTTGCCTTCATAGTTATTTGGATATCCTACACATTCATTTTTGTCACCATCCTGAAGATGCAGTCAACTGCAGGACATCACAAAGCTGTGTCCACCTGTGCCTCCCACTTCACTGCAGTCTCCATTTTCTATGGAACTGCTATTTTTATGTATGCGCAGCCTAGTTCCAGTCACTCTATGGACAGTGACAAAATTGCCTCTGTGTTCTACACCATGATCATTCCCATGCTGAACCCTCTGGtctacagcctgaggaataaAGATGTAAAGGGTGCATTCAGAAAGATCATTTGGGAAGCAAAATCCTCTTGA